From one Triticum aestivum cultivar Chinese Spring chromosome 4B, IWGSC CS RefSeq v2.1, whole genome shotgun sequence genomic stretch:
- the LOC123091291 gene encoding myb-related protein 308: MGRSPCCEKAHTNKGAWTKEEDQRLIAYIKAHGEGCWRSLPKAAGLLRCGKSCRLRWINYLRPDLKRGNFTEEEDELIIKLHELLGNKWSLIAGRLPGRTDNEIKNYWNTHIKRKLLARGMDPHTHRPLNAIAAAAMPAQQQQQLRAAHERHFAAATPGGHHLQPQQQDPFAALSSSAEPACSHSSDDEPAGSATPPPPSRRHLGIDLNLSISLAPYQPDDPAVKQEAATTGSQNNATTSTSAVCMCLNRLGFQGAGEGCRCGGASSVPMQQQASSAQRMFRFIAPLEGGGQ; encoded by the exons ATGGGTAGGTCCCCGTGCTGCGAGAAGGCGCACACCAACAAGGGCGCCTGGACCAAGGAGGAGGACCAGCGCCTCATCGCCTACATCAAGGCCCATGGCGAGGGCTGCTGGAGGTCCCTCCCCAAAGCCGCAG GGCTGCTGCGGTGCGGGAAGAGCTGCAGGCTGCGGTGGATCAACTACCTGAGGCCGGACCTCAAACGGGGGAACttcaccgaggaggaggacgagctcATCATCAAGCTCCACGAGCTGCTCGGCAACAA GTGGTCGCTCATCGCCGGGAGGCTGCCGGGGAGGACGGACAACGAGATCAAGAACTACTGGAACACGCACATCAAGCGCAAGCTCCTGGCCCGCGGCATGGACCCGCACACCCACCGCCCGCTCAATGCCATCGCGGCGGCCGCCATGCccgcgcagcagcagcagcagctccgggCCGCGCACGAACGCCACTTCGCTGCTGCCACACCCGGTGGCCACCACCTCCAGCCGCAGCAGCAGGATCCCTTCGCGGCTCTCTCCAGCTCAGCCGAACCCGCCTGCAGCCACAGCAGCGACGACGAGCCGGCCGGCTCCgccacgccgccgccaccgtcgcgaCGGCACCTCGGCATCGACCTCAACCTCTCCATCAGCCTCGCGCCCTACCAGCCAGACGACCCAGCGGTGAAACAGGAGGCAGCAACGACGGGGAGCCAGAACAATGCAACAACGTCCACGTCGGCGGTGTGCATGTGCTTGAACCGCCTCGGGTTCCAGGGCGCCGGCGAGGGATGCCGCTGCGGCGGCGCTTCCTCCGTGCCCATGCAGCAGCAGGCCAGCAGCGCGCAGCGCATGTTTAGATTCATCGCACCACTAGAGGGAGGAGGCCAATAG